The Bradyrhizobium betae genomic interval CGTCGGCGCTTTCTACAGCCGGTTCGAGAGCAAAGAGGCCTATTTCAACGCGCTGATGGCGCTGGCTGCGCGCGACGGCGAGCAACGGCTCGGCGAGATCAGGTCACCGTCACCGGATACAAGCCTCGACAAGCTCTGCACCATCATCGTCAGCGGCATCATCGCCTGGATGCGCAACCACGAGGGCGTGCTGCGCGCCGCGCTCCAGCACGACGACACCCGCCCGGACACATGGTCGCCGTTCAAGGCGCTGGCAAAAGCGTCCACGATGCGCGCCACTCCGTTCCTGCTGCCGGCCATGGGCAAGGGCCGCAAGGCCGCCAAGACCCGCACCATCGCGTTCGGCTTTCAGGTTGTGCTGGGCACGCTGGTGAACGCGATC includes:
- a CDS encoding TetR/AcrR family transcriptional regulator, which codes for MRSSPDDAGFRDFELPGVAPSRQKRSRETTLALLRAGADMLRTRSLAELSIEVLCTEVGATVGAFYSRFESKEAYFNALMALAARDGEQRLGEIRSPSPDTSLDKLCTIIVSGIIAWMRNHEGVLRAALQHDDTRPDTWSPFKALAKASTMRATPFLLPAMGKGRKAAKTRTIAFGFQVVLGTLVNAILNDPGPLSLSSKEMETRLAGCLLSLLRAEADQSTPR